From Camelus dromedarius isolate mCamDro1 chromosome X, mCamDro1.pat, whole genome shotgun sequence, one genomic window encodes:
- the SPRY3 gene encoding protein sprouty homolog 3, with protein MDATVTDDFQQILPIEQLRSTHASNDYVDRPPVPCKQALSSPSLIVQTHKSDWSLATMPTALPRSLSQCHQLQPLPQHLSQSSIASSMSHSTTASDQRLLASITPSPSGQSIIRTQPGTGAHPKADGALKGEAEQSAVHSSEHLFICEECGRCKCVLCTAARTLPSCWLCNQRCLCSAESLLDYGTCLCCVKGLFYHCSTDDEDNCADEPCSCGPGSCFVRWAAMSLISLFLPCLCCYLPTRGCLHLCQQGYDSLRRPGCRCKSHTNTVCRKISSGSAPFPKAQEKSV; from the coding sequence ATGGATGCCACAGTGACAGACGATTTCCAACAAATTCTGCCTATTGAACAGCTGCGCTCTACTCATGCTAGCAATGATTATGTGGACCGTCCTCCTGTCCCCTGTAAACAggccctctccagcccctcccttaTCGTGCAAACCCACAAATCTGATTGGTCCCTGGCTACAATGCCTACTGCTCTCCCCCGCAGTCTCAGCCAGTGCCATCAATTGCAGCCTTTGCCTCAGCACCTGAGCCAATCTAGCATTGCCAGCTCAATGTCCCATAGCACCACTGCCTCTGATCAAAGGCTCTTGGCCAGCATTACGCCCTCACCCTCAGGCCAGTCCATCATCCGAACCCAGCCTGGAACAGGAGCCCACCCAAAGGCTGATGGTGCTCTGAAGGGAGAAGCTGAGCAATCTGCAGTGCACTCCAGTGAGCACCTTTTCATCTGCGAGGAATGTGGGCGCTGCAAATGTGTCCTCTGCACGGCAGCTCGCACTCTCCCTTCCTGCTGGCTGTGCAACCAGCGTTGCCTTTGCTCTGCTGAGAGCCTCCTCGATTATGGCACTTGTCTCTGCTGTGTTAAGGGCCTCTTCTACCACTGTTCCACTGATGATGAAGACAACTGCGCCGATGAGCCCTGCTCCTGTGGGCCTGGCTCTTGCTTCGTCCGCTGGGCAGCCATGAGCCTCATCTCCCTCTTTTTACCCTGCCTGTGCTGCTACCTGCCTACCCGTGGATGCCTCCATCTGTGCCAACAGGGCTATGACAGCCTCAGGCGACCAGGCTGCCGCTGTAAAAGTCATACCAACACTGTgtgcagaaaaatctcttctgGTAGTGCACCCTTCCCTAAGGCCCAGGAGAAGTCTGTATGA